From the Treponema sp. J25 genome, the window CCTAGGAAAAATAAAAGGCCTTCATCTTAAGGAAGACCCCCGCCTCCCTAGAAATTCGGGGGCCTTACTATAGATAATTCATGATAGCTCCCATCATTGGGGGAGATTTTAGTAAAAAACTACGTTTACTCCAAATTAATAGGGTAACAATTTCTGCGCAGGTAAAAATGGGAAATATCAGCGTTATAGGATTTTCTTTTACAATGCGGTATAAGAGCTAACGATGGAATAGATGGCCGGGGGGGCCGGGGGCCGCGGAAGAGGGGGCGACAAAATGGGGAGGGGGCAATAGGCTGCAATCAGGGTGCCCCCGGAGAAGGGGGTGGGCCGGGACCGAGGCCCGGCCCAGGGGGAAGGCCTTCCCCCTCCCCTACTTTATCCGCTTATAGTTTTTTATTTCCTCTTTGATGCGCTGAACAAGGTCGGCGCGGCGGACCCGCACCTGCTCCATACTGTCCCGGAAACGGAGGGTCACCGTCTGGTCTTCTTTGGTCTGGTAGTCGATGGTGACGCAGAAGGGGGTGCCTACTTCGTCCTGGCGGCGATAGCGGCGGCCGATGGCGCCGGACTGGTCGTAGTCGGTGGCGAAATCCTCCCGTAATTCATTGCGGATTTCCTGGGCCAGTTCGGCCAGGCCGTCTTTTTTCATAAGGGGGAGCACTGCCACGGTGATGGGCGCCAGGTTCGGGTGGAAGCGGAGCACCGTCCGGATGTCGTCCGCGTCGCCGTTGTCGGCCACCTTTTCTTCGTCATAGGCGTCGCAGAGGAGCATGAGGAGGCTCCGGGTAAGGCCCGCGGAGGTTTCGATGATGTAGGGGATGTAGCGTTCGTTGTTATTATCCTGGTCGATGTACTTCAGGTCCTTGCCGCTGTACTGCATGTGGCGGGAAAGGTCGTAGTCGGAGCGGTTGTGGATGCCTTCCAGTTCTTTCCAGCCCATGGGGAAGAGGTACTCGATGTCGTAGGCGTCCTTGGCGTAGTGGGCCAGTTCTCCCGGTCCATGGCGGTGCCAGCGCAGGTGGTCCATCTTGACGCCCATCTTTTCGTAGTACTTCCAGCGCCGCTCCCGCCAAATCTGGAACCATTCTTCGTCCGTCCCGGGTTTTACGAAGAACTGCATTTCCATCTGTTCGAATTCGCAGGTCCGGAAAATAAAGTTTTTGGTGACGATTTCGTTGCGGAAGGCCTTACCGACCTGGGCAATGCCGAAGGGGATTTTCATCCGGTTACTCTGGATGATGTTTTTATAGTTTACGTAGATACCCTGGGCGGTTTCGGGCCGCAGGTAAATGACGCTGGAAGTATCTTCCACGGGTCCAATGTGGGTTTTGAACATCAGGTTAAACTTGCGGGTGTCGGTGAGTTCTCCGCCACATTCGGGGCATTCCTTTTTTGCAAGCTTATCGGGATCGATCTGGTCCGC encodes:
- a CDS encoding glycine--tRNA ligase, whose translation is MQEYQGPATMEKITSLAKRRGFVFQSSEIYGGQSGAWDYGPLGIELKNRIQRYWWKEMTQLHDDIVGLDAAILMHPRVWEASGHVENFTDPLVDCKKCKARFRADQIDPDKLAKKECPECGGELTDTRKFNLMFKTHIGPVEDTSSVIYLRPETAQGIYVNYKNIIQSNRMKIPFGIAQVGKAFRNEIVTKNFIFRTCEFEQMEMQFFVKPGTDEEWFQIWRERRWKYYEKMGVKMDHLRWHRHGPGELAHYAKDAYDIEYLFPMGWKELEGIHNRSDYDLSRHMQYSGKDLKYIDQDNNNERYIPYIIETSAGLTRSLLMLLCDAYDEEKVADNGDADDIRTVLRFHPNLAPITVAVLPLMKKDGLAELAQEIRNELREDFATDYDQSGAIGRRYRRQDEVGTPFCVTIDYQTKEDQTVTLRFRDSMEQVRVRRADLVQRIKEEIKNYKRIK